In Bartonella machadoae, a single genomic region encodes these proteins:
- a CDS encoding autotransporter family protein: MIKLFRNRLVLYTATTAILSLLQNGAVVGASVEGYSQPVYKITVIPTGIGASSNLLKRPTVIPSNSVLGGLSGSRAGSNPLSGEGGDSAGNKYVYKKDSTGKLTLYDGAYYICDNCGNGEIDNKSYNIKNSHNRTAITVKGMGTKVTGENVTVRSEVSDKSFTYGVSVSEDGKIVLKSPSIESAKVALYASDGIIEVHQGVIKESQKAVEAINKAFVLLEDTKINTSGGKASLLSYNRSEVWMSDGSIHFMDSHGVSSTLGGEVNLDDVKITGKGSEGKNYAALHTDVGGPIDFKNGIIDATNIHGILFENTVVTPNSVLPDNALLDEVSATEVNSDNVDATEVNIKSSSITVQGKGAYGIYFKGEKSWDEFDKEEDSKEKKTPSRLEVVNLQRTIFSVLDDTAIYSADKTSGVVSLTQSDLSSGGFLLKAENGASVAVLAVSSTLEGGAYVDEISTAKLYLGEGSTWTLQKKQQREHSEPDSTNISSVSLVNLISNSAIKFAKLNPGQNYVYQTLEIGKGTGEVYKAQDGAEIYLNTYLNSGGALDNQNTDRVLIYGDVSGNTMVHVRAISESPGEPTGSGGNEQGISIIQVSGEAKENSFQLDGGYVTAHHSPYQYKLYAYGPQSSLGKASTRQRLVKGDGEFWDFRLENGYVDSGPQPSPGPEPAPDPRPTPPPRPAPEPQPEPPLVPDLQPRPKPGVKAVVPQVPTYLLLPNALFQTGLMNISNQSKRLEALRIDAGGLLKSDENPAFFVRGYGGSHRYVSNLSALEYGYGGALDYNAIEAGVLLKAIENAYGTASFGVIGSYERFSLQPLDIEQSKKSAFDKWSVTAYGGMQHDAGFYVDGLLSYGLFKGDVLTLARGKTATLKGNPLSASLTAGKAFEIGDECLIFDPKVQVVYQHLQFDKAHDVDNFDIEMGKLDQWVARVGGRLIKTLPATDEARVVSFYGKMYLSHGLGGKKIVHFKDPFQLGAFGSSLEAGLGFNAKLSSQFALHGDVVYQHKLTKAGFSGTSFSGGLRYHF; this comes from the coding sequence ATGATTAAATTGTTTAGAAATCGTCTAGTTTTATATACGGCTACAACGGCTATCCTTTCATTGTTACAAAATGGAGCAGTGGTTGGTGCAAGTGTAGAGGGATATAGTCAACCTGTTTATAAAATTACCGTTATTCCTACGGGTATTGGTGCTTCCTCTAATCTACTTAAAAGACCTACTGTTATTCCTTCTAATAGTGTTTTGGGAGGATTGAGCGGGAGTCGCGCTGGTAGTAATCCTCTTAGCGGAGAAGGTGGGGACAGTGCTGGTAATAAATATGTTTACAAAAAGGACTCTACGGGAAAGCTGACGCTATATGATGGTGCGTATTATATATGCGATAATTGTGGAAATGGTGAAATTGATAATAAATCTTATAATATAAAAAATTCTCATAATCGTACTGCTATAACAGTAAAGGGGATGGGGACTAAAGTTACGGGGGAGAATGTAACTGTTAGAAGTGAAGTTTCAGATAAATCTTTTACATATGGTGTCTCTGTATCAGAGGATGGAAAAATTGTTTTAAAATCGCCAAGTATCGAGAGTGCAAAGGTAGCGCTTTATGCTAGTGATGGAATAATTGAGGTACATCAGGGAGTTATTAAGGAAAGTCAGAAGGCTGTTGAGGCGATAAATAAGGCATTTGTTCTTTTAGAGGATACAAAAATTAACACGAGCGGTGGGAAGGCAAGCCTTTTGAGTTATAACCGTTCAGAAGTTTGGATGTCAGATGGATCAATTCACTTTATGGACAGTCATGGGGTTTCTTCGACGTTAGGTGGGGAGGTAAATCTCGATGATGTTAAGATTACTGGAAAAGGAAGTGAAGGTAAAAATTATGCGGCTTTGCATACGGATGTGGGGGGACCTATTGATTTTAAAAATGGGATTATTGATGCTACTAATATCCATGGCATATTGTTTGAAAATACTGTAGTTACTCCTAATTCGGTTCTGCCGGATAACGCCTTATTGGATGAGGTTTCTGCAACTGAAGTCAATTCGGATAATGTTGATGCAACTGAAGTTAATATCAAATCTTCTTCTATTACAGTGCAGGGTAAAGGGGCTTACGGTATATATTTTAAGGGAGAAAAATCATGGGATGAATTCGATAAAGAAGAAGATTCAAAGGAGAAGAAAACTCCAAGTAGATTGGAAGTTGTTAATTTACAGAGAACGATATTTTCAGTTTTAGATGATACGGCTATTTATAGTGCCGACAAGACTTCTGGTGTTGTTAGTTTAACGCAAAGTGATCTTAGTTCAGGAGGCTTTTTATTAAAAGCTGAGAATGGTGCTTCTGTAGCAGTTTTGGCTGTTTCTTCTACTCTTGAGGGGGGAGCTTATGTTGATGAGATTTCTACTGCTAAACTTTATTTGGGTGAAGGTTCGACATGGACTTTACAAAAAAAACAACAGAGGGAGCATAGTGAGCCTGATTCTACAAATATTTCATCTGTTTCACTCGTGAATCTTATAAGTAATAGCGCCATTAAATTTGCAAAATTAAATCCGGGTCAGAATTATGTTTATCAAACACTCGAGATTGGAAAAGGAACAGGTGAGGTTTATAAGGCGCAGGATGGTGCAGAAATTTATCTTAATACATATCTGAATTCAGGCGGTGCTCTTGATAATCAAAACACTGATCGTGTTTTGATTTATGGGGATGTTTCTGGAAACACAATGGTTCATGTGCGTGCTATTTCAGAAAGTCCAGGGGAACCTACGGGCAGTGGCGGAAATGAACAAGGGATTTCAATTATTCAGGTTTCGGGAGAAGCAAAAGAAAACTCTTTTCAGTTAGATGGCGGTTATGTAACAGCACACCATTCACCTTATCAGTATAAGCTTTATGCTTATGGTCCACAATCTTCTTTAGGGAAAGCAAGTACAAGGCAAAGATTGGTGAAAGGGGATGGAGAGTTTTGGGATTTCCGTCTCGAAAATGGATATGTTGATTCTGGTCCTCAACCTTCTCCTGGTCCTGAACCAGCTCCTGACCCTCGTCCAACACCTCCTCCAAGACCAGCTCCAGAACCTCAACCGGAGCCTCCTCTCGTACCAGATTTGCAACCTCGTCCTAAACCAGGTGTTAAGGCTGTTGTTCCGCAAGTGCCGACTTATCTGCTTTTGCCAAATGCTTTGTTTCAAACAGGTTTGATGAATATTAGCAATCAAAGTAAACGGTTAGAAGCTTTGAGAATTGATGCTGGTGGACTGTTGAAAAGTGATGAAAATCCTGCCTTTTTTGTGCGCGGTTATGGTGGGAGTCATCGTTATGTTTCAAATCTTTCTGCACTTGAATATGGTTATGGAGGTGCACTTGACTATAATGCTATAGAAGCAGGTGTTTTGCTTAAAGCAATTGAAAATGCATATGGTACCGCTTCTTTTGGGGTTATAGGCTCTTATGAGAGGTTTTCTCTACAACCCTTAGATATTGAACAAAGCAAAAAGAGTGCATTTGATAAATGGTCAGTGACAGCATATGGCGGTATGCAGCATGATGCTGGTTTTTATGTGGATGGACTTCTTTCCTATGGTCTGTTCAAAGGGGATGTTCTCACTCTTGCCCGTGGTAAGACAGCAACATTGAAGGGCAATCCTCTCAGTGCTTCTTTGACTGCTGGTAAAGCGTTTGAGATAGGGGATGAATGCCTTATTTTTGATCCGAAGGTTCAAGTTGTTTATCAGCATCTCCAGTTTGATAAGGCGCATGATGTCGATAACTTTGATATTGAGATGGGGAAACTTGATCAATGGGTCGCACGTGTGGGGGGGCGCTTGATAAAAACTCTTCCTGCAACGGATGAGGCGCGTGTTGTTTCTTTCTATGGTAAGATGTACCTCTCTCATGGTTTGGGAGGTAAAAAAATTGTGCATTTTAAAGATCCTTTTCAGTTAGGGGCTTTTGGTTCTTCTCTAGAAGCTGGACTAGGTTTTAATGCTAAATTGTCTTCACAATTTGCACTTCACGGTGATGTGGTTTATCAGCACAAACTGACCAAAGCAGGTTTTTCTGGAACCAGTTTTTCCGGAGGATTACGTTATCACTTCTAG
- a CDS encoding autotransporter outer membrane beta-barrel domain-containing protein → MINVFKNRTRLCAVTTSVFFFLQGVEASAAWGLDFSSIKNMFSFGTVSFGTGGQSRGSLSQKASGEQTQKSQSLIDQPQALPQTSLQSQAPSQPQTSSGSGTPSGSSTELGSQSGPQLRLSSESGGGGSQGSFPVVPSVRFINACRSLGNNTFAIPDTRRSGLISSNGRQVVGVNGVPSVGDRSNVSDVSGAGGVSGTGGVSGAIPGAVPGAVPGVGGAGVPVAEGVDGNLAGMTELSDIDSYNFYDALYYGDGLIYESIPCLQGGMYALADGTALAGSTIMADDGGAAVYVGGVNEDGEDEDNSSDNGDGSQENGSQDLQASLPVNGDLVTVELVGVSIEDAVGLTSLHDNEMDMQKVFNLAFLDTNGSQNERKYHNVGVFVNGAYKDRATVDLIDSQIQGFFAGLRAENFGEINMIGGGIRGGYIGAISKDDGEIYLRNVDINVSKIGLLSSGPSVIGMHSGKITVSEGGIGVKSIEGGIVHLNRVSVNIAKKKQSTRERQPRDANSVSEAISINVDSDYVDSDFKNGSVGLLTRGGIVSFKNGSLNGSDTVVLWVNDNFENAYLGLLGLDQFRVDVSGSSDGSSRVVDESESNGGDDSGRNRRQVNINERQQIDVTGSVLSQDDFFDSAHDGDHMNDILSAHIEPAHIEVASAIVNVGIKPEISRNIASGNASDPNGVIKNSALMVSDIQNSILKADGSSYGIYFDQFTYFEQDKELDMNQEEGDKNQEERIEKGVESRLHAVLLKNSTLRTPEGVAIYGDNLGGYVVVKDDSTVSGGLLLKTERKANLSVVVDDSVVIGATRVEDESQAKLFLSGGSEWYVTKSAYNGFEVLKPKCMDSCISSVSLSNSNIRFFTSLESKNTGGSEGVKSVNYRTLRIGNGDGTVYSAHGDSKIFFNVNLMPKDANSAQVSDRLLIDGDISGKTKVYVNPVSDAALSESSEQQNTPYSVSLIQVFGNAEKDSFTLHGDYITLNGSPYQYILRAYGPSASSSMRYFDSTLSAKGTSVWDFRLENQYFVSSDSAYTTASNFQVIALESVLSPSSAETGDSLDEESGEVVTPPVPTPSEGFASGGTARGDSLARSEPAEEQFGEYGLYEGYGPSAEYETEGYETTVFVPLVVTLSTIPAASDGSGPRERVLSSTLTRSDTGDVSIIPAPSGAIPSGGESVTLSGLITSEDLTYVVPTSSESIDTLTLFEEPAPIISSASMSIPETADSTESIIPTDSAMTAVSTDSTEVPVPTEISVSTGSASTDSTKTVVSTETPVSTGSVSTDSIATPVSTETSVSTGSASTNSIATPVSTVLSVSTGSVSTNSTEAPVSTETSVSTGSARTDSIDTAKTVASTGNSASIKSGASGKSSESSTVSVARVSNASTRAVASQCSNTENNSIGKTSPYLCNDGTTHTMKNLTLQASDKTQHSMHAQRQNTVIELEGAAISGGHSSKNGSNIDLTKLRAVSAVLAEEGATVVLNKKSTVQSSLIGLEAQRGGKVKMDDGTVNVQYVGALVGSGSAVELSNTNINVTGDLAVAGLASNAGEITMRSGTINLDKGVAVRSESGGSVKLEKVNITARKGRGKQGSAEKFGSAAFLLNGNSSVDFTNGTVTTDASALWVRNTYGTDEVGTSRRKRSSEVRPSINRAKIESSTVKVEGDKSYGIYFDGTERKGVEKQDQNKNLEKPVSGAAVESSGVRGIVKRSAASSQEKTLRGITGEVSLKKTDFEVLKSVAIYGNNSGGRVSLENKTTLSGDLLLKAENNSNILLSVNDSVIAGGARIDKGSHARLDLTNGSKWLLKSSAHKSGVPDSECMDSCVSSVSLVNSRIEFVPSETETLKYQTLRIGEGKGVVYKAQGDVSIHLNAHLNPNDPIDRQATDRLVIHGDVEGKTTVHVQGVSGSVEEGKKTPHSVSLIQVYGKAAKDSFQLNSDYVALRNSPYKYTLRAYAPEATSKQEHVQQKFVKDGGDFWNFRLENQYVKSLSPMVGFGLPEQVVRSVVPQVPTYLLLPNSVFHAGLMDVSNQNKQLELLRATSNGMVEVRENPALYLRGYGGSYRYASDLSALEYGYKGDLTYNGLEAGVLLQTIENADSAISFGVMGSYGKLSLQPVDVEQSQKSAFDKWTATAYGTMQHDVGFYVDGLLSYGLFKGDVLTLARGKTATLKGSPLSASLTGGKTFATGYRGFVVDPQVQVVYQYLQFDKTRDVDNFDIEMGKLDQWVARIGGRLIKTPTGSEGMNAVSFYGKLHLAHGFGGKKSVHFKDAFQLGSFGSSLEAGLGFNAKLSAQFALHGDVMYQHKLNKAGFSGASLSGGVRYQF, encoded by the coding sequence ATGATTAATGTCTTTAAAAACCGAACGCGTCTATGCGCTGTCACAACAAGCGTTTTCTTCTTTTTACAAGGTGTGGAGGCTTCTGCTGCTTGGGGTTTGGATTTTTCTTCAATAAAGAACATGTTTTCTTTTGGAACAGTTTCTTTTGGAACAGGAGGCCAATCTAGAGGTTCTCTATCTCAAAAAGCATCTGGAGAGCAAACACAAAAGTCTCAATCTCTTATAGATCAACCTCAAGCTTTACCTCAGACTTCACTTCAGTCTCAGGCACCATCCCAACCTCAAACATCATCTGGATCTGGAACGCCATCTGGATCGTCAACTGAACTTGGATCACAATCTGGACCTCAGCTTAGATTGTCATCTGAAAGTGGAGGTGGGGGAAGTCAGGGGAGTTTTCCAGTTGTTCCTTCTGTAAGATTTATCAATGCTTGTCGCTCTCTTGGGAATAACACTTTCGCTATTCCTGATACTAGACGGAGTGGTTTGATATCGTCGAATGGTAGACAAGTTGTTGGTGTAAATGGTGTGCCAAGTGTAGGTGATAGGTCAAATGTAAGTGATGTGTCAGGTGCAGGAGGAGTGTCAGGTACTGGAGGAGTGTCTGGAGCTATACCAGGAGCAGTGCCTGGAGCTGTGCCGGGTGTAGGGGGAGCTGGAGTGCCAGTAGCAGAAGGAGTGGACGGTAATTTAGCAGGGATGACAGAACTGTCAGATATAGATAGTTATAACTTTTATGATGCGCTGTATTATGGTGATGGGTTGATATATGAATCCATTCCTTGTCTCCAAGGTGGGATGTATGCACTAGCAGATGGTACTGCACTAGCAGGTAGTACTATTATGGCGGATGATGGCGGGGCGGCTGTATATGTGGGTGGAGTTAATGAGGATGGTGAAGATGAAGATAATAGTAGTGATAATGGAGATGGAAGCCAAGAAAATGGATCCCAAGATTTACAGGCATCGTTACCAGTAAATGGAGATCTGGTGACTGTTGAGTTGGTTGGTGTGTCGATTGAGGATGCAGTTGGGTTAACCAGCCTTCATGATAATGAAATGGACATGCAAAAAGTTTTTAATTTAGCTTTCCTAGATACCAATGGTAGTCAAAATGAGCGAAAATATCATAATGTGGGTGTGTTTGTAAATGGTGCTTATAAAGATCGGGCGACAGTTGATTTAATAGATTCACAGATTCAGGGTTTTTTTGCTGGGCTTCGAGCTGAAAATTTTGGAGAGATCAATATGATAGGGGGAGGAATTAGAGGCGGCTATATAGGAGCTATCTCTAAAGATGATGGGGAGATTTATCTGAGGAATGTAGATATTAATGTTAGTAAAATAGGTCTGTTAAGTTCTGGTCCATCTGTTATAGGGATGCATTCTGGAAAAATCACTGTGTCTGAAGGAGGGATAGGAGTGAAGTCTATAGAGGGGGGAATTGTTCACCTAAACAGGGTTTCTGTTAACATTGCTAAGAAAAAACAGTCTACGAGAGAAAGACAACCTAGGGATGCAAATTCTGTCTCTGAAGCTATATCTATAAATGTGGATTCTGATTATGTGGATTCTGATTTTAAGAATGGAAGTGTTGGTTTATTAACGCGTGGAGGGATTGTTTCCTTTAAAAATGGATCTCTTAACGGTTCAGATACTGTTGTATTATGGGTAAATGATAACTTTGAGAATGCTTATCTTGGGCTTTTGGGTCTTGATCAATTCAGAGTTGATGTTTCTGGTAGTTCAGACGGGTCATCCAGAGTTGTTGATGAATCAGAAAGCAACGGGGGTGATGACTCTGGTCGTAATAGGCGGCAGGTTAATATTAATGAGAGGCAGCAAATCGATGTCACTGGTAGTGTTTTAAGTCAGGATGACTTTTTTGATAGTGCTCATGATGGTGATCATATGAATGATATTCTTTCCGCACATATAGAGCCCGCACATATAGAGGTTGCATCCGCTATAGTGAATGTAGGGATTAAACCAGAAATTAGTCGTAACATTGCTAGTGGAAATGCTTCAGATCCTAATGGAGTGATTAAAAATTCCGCTTTAATGGTTTCTGATATTCAAAATTCAATTCTTAAAGCTGATGGTAGTTCTTATGGTATATATTTTGATCAATTTACATATTTTGAACAAGATAAAGAGTTGGATATGAACCAAGAAGAAGGAGATAAGAACCAAGAAGAAAGAATAGAAAAAGGTGTTGAAAGTAGATTGCATGCAGTTCTTTTGAAAAACTCTACTCTCAGAACCCCTGAAGGTGTAGCTATTTATGGTGACAATTTGGGCGGTTACGTCGTTGTGAAAGATGACTCCACAGTTTCGGGTGGATTATTGCTGAAAACTGAAAGAAAGGCAAATCTGTCGGTTGTTGTTGATGATTCTGTAGTTATAGGTGCTACGCGTGTTGAGGACGAATCTCAGGCGAAGCTCTTTTTGTCTGGAGGATCGGAGTGGTATGTGACAAAGAGTGCCTATAACGGTTTCGAAGTTTTAAAGCCGAAGTGTATGGATTCATGTATTTCTTCGGTCAGTCTTTCAAATAGTAATATTAGATTTTTTACTTCCTTAGAAAGTAAGAATACTGGAGGAAGCGAAGGCGTAAAGAGTGTTAATTACCGAACTCTTCGTATTGGGAATGGAGATGGCACGGTTTACAGCGCTCATGGTGATTCGAAGATTTTTTTCAATGTGAATTTGATGCCTAAAGATGCGAATAGTGCTCAAGTTTCTGATAGACTGCTGATTGATGGTGATATTTCTGGAAAAACTAAGGTGTATGTAAATCCTGTTTCAGATGCTGCATTATCAGAATCTAGTGAACAACAAAATACACCTTACAGTGTTTCACTTATTCAGGTTTTTGGAAATGCAGAGAAGGATTCTTTTACACTACATGGTGATTATATTACGCTAAACGGGTCACCTTATCAGTATATTCTTCGTGCGTATGGTCCAAGTGCGTCTTCGTCTATGCGGTATTTTGATAGTACATTATCTGCGAAAGGTACTAGTGTTTGGGATTTTCGCCTAGAGAATCAATATTTTGTGTCTAGTGATTCTGCATATACTACTGCCAGTAATTTTCAAGTTATTGCTCTTGAGAGTGTTTTAAGTCCCTCTAGTGCTGAGACTGGTGATAGTTTAGATGAGGAGAGTGGTGAAGTTGTAACGCCACCGGTTCCTACGCCTTCTGAGGGTTTTGCTTCTGGGGGTACTGCTCGAGGTGATTCACTTGCCAGATCTGAACCGGCTGAAGAGCAATTTGGAGAATATGGGCTATATGAAGGATATGGACCATCTGCAGAATATGAGACTGAAGGATATGAGACAACAGTGTTTGTTCCTTTAGTCGTTACACTTTCTACCATTCCTGCTGCTTCTGATGGATCTGGACCTAGAGAGCGTGTTTTATCTTCTACACTTACGAGATCTGATACAGGTGATGTTTCTATAATACCAGCTCCTTCAGGCGCTATACCTTCTGGTGGTGAATCCGTGACACTTTCTGGTCTTATCACTTCTGAGGATCTTACATATGTAGTTCCTACTTCAAGTGAATCCATAGATACTCTTACTCTATTTGAGGAACCTGCACCTATAATTTCATCTGCATCTATGTCCATACCAGAGACTGCAGATTCTACAGAGAGTATTATTCCTACAGATTCTGCAATGACTGCTGTTTCTACGGACTCTACAGAGGTACCTGTTCCTACAGAGATTTCTGTCTCCACAGGTTCTGCTTCTACGGATTCTACAAAGACTGTTGTTTCTACAGAGACTCCTGTCTCCACAGGTTCTGTTTCTACGGATTCTATAGCGACTCCTGTTTCTACAGAGACTTCTGTCTCCACAGGTTCTGCTTCTACGAATTCTATAGCGACTCCTGTTTCTACAGTGCTTTCTGTCTCTACAGGTTCTGTTTCTACGAACTCTACAGAGGCACCTGTTTCTACAGAGACTTCTGTCTCCACAGGTTCTGCAAGGACAGATTCTATAGATACTGCAAAGACTGTTGCTTCTACAGGAAATTCTGCTTCCATAAAATCTGGGGCTTCTGGAAAATCTAGTGAGTCTTCTACTGTATCTGTTGCACGAGTTAGCAATGCTAGTACTAGAGCTGTAGCTTCTCAGTGTAGTAATACGGAGAACAATAGTATAGGGAAAACATCTCCATATTTATGCAATGATGGTACGACACATACAATGAAAAATCTTACACTGCAGGCGAGTGATAAGACACAACATTCTATGCATGCGCAAAGACAGAATACAGTTATCGAGTTAGAGGGAGCTGCTATTAGTGGTGGGCATTCTTCTAAAAATGGCAGTAATATTGATCTTACTAAATTAAGAGCTGTGAGTGCTGTACTTGCAGAGGAAGGTGCAACGGTTGTTCTGAACAAAAAATCAACTGTGCAATCTTCTCTGATAGGGCTTGAGGCACAAAGAGGTGGAAAGGTCAAGATGGATGATGGAACTGTCAATGTTCAGTATGTTGGCGCTTTGGTAGGTTCTGGGTCTGCTGTTGAGTTAAGTAATACGAATATTAACGTGACGGGTGATTTAGCTGTCGCTGGTCTGGCCAGTAATGCTGGTGAGATAACCATGAGATCTGGAACGATTAACTTAGATAAGGGAGTAGCTGTTAGGTCAGAGTCTGGAGGCAGTGTTAAATTAGAGAAGGTTAATATTACTGCGAGAAAAGGGCGCGGTAAGCAGGGTTCTGCAGAGAAGTTTGGGAGTGCAGCTTTTCTGTTGAATGGTAATAGTTCTGTTGATTTTACGAATGGGACTGTCACTACTGACGCCAGTGCTTTGTGGGTTAGGAATACTTATGGCACCGATGAGGTGGGCACTTCTAGAAGAAAAAGATCTTCAGAGGTTCGTCCTTCTATAAATCGTGCTAAGATTGAATCTTCTACTGTTAAGGTAGAAGGTGATAAATCCTATGGTATATATTTTGATGGAACGGAAAGGAAAGGAGTAGAAAAACAAGATCAGAATAAGAACTTAGAGAAACCTGTTTCAGGAGCGGCAGTGGAGAGTTCTGGAGTGAGGGGTATTGTTAAGCGGAGTGCCGCCTCTTCACAAGAGAAAACACTTCGAGGTATAACGGGAGAGGTTTCATTGAAAAAAACTGATTTCGAAGTACTAAAGAGTGTAGCCATTTATGGTAATAATTCTGGAGGTCGTGTTTCCTTAGAAAACAAAACAACTCTTTCTGGTGATTTACTATTAAAAGCTGAAAATAATTCTAATATATTGCTTTCAGTCAATGACTCTGTGATTGCAGGTGGGGCACGCATTGATAAAGGTTCTCATGCTCGCTTAGATTTGACCAATGGATCAAAATGGTTGCTGAAAAGCAGTGCACATAAGAGTGGAGTTCCAGATTCAGAGTGCATGGATTCATGTGTTTCTTCTGTAAGCCTTGTCAATAGCCGTATAGAGTTTGTGCCTTCGGAAACTGAAACGTTGAAGTACCAGACACTTCGTATCGGAGAAGGTAAGGGTGTTGTTTATAAAGCGCAGGGTGATGTTTCAATTCATCTCAATGCGCATTTAAACCCCAACGATCCAATTGATCGTCAAGCAACCGATCGTCTTGTAATTCATGGTGATGTTGAGGGCAAAACGACAGTGCATGTGCAAGGCGTTTCCGGTAGTGTAGAAGAAGGGAAGAAGACTCCTCATAGTGTTTCACTTATTCAGGTCTATGGAAAGGCAGCAAAGGATTCTTTCCAACTCAATAGTGATTATGTTGCGTTGAGGAATTCACCTTACAAATATACTCTGCGCGCTTATGCTCCAGAAGCGACTTCAAAACAGGAACATGTTCAGCAGAAATTTGTGAAGGATGGTGGAGATTTTTGGAATTTCCGTCTAGAAAATCAGTATGTGAAGTCTTTAAGTCCTATGGTTGGATTTGGGCTTCCTGAGCAAGTTGTAAGGTCTGTCGTTCCGCAAGTTCCGACTTATCTGCTCTTACCAAATAGTGTATTCCATGCTGGTTTAATGGATGTCAGCAATCAGAATAAACAGTTGGAGTTGCTACGGGCTACTTCCAATGGAATGGTAGAAGTTCGTGAAAACCCTGCCCTATATTTGCGAGGCTATGGTGGAAGTTACCGTTATGCTTCAGACTTATCTGCACTTGAATATGGCTACAAAGGTGATCTTACCTACAATGGTCTAGAAGCAGGTGTTTTGTTGCAGACAATTGAAAATGCTGACAGTGCTATATCCTTTGGGGTTATGGGGTCTTATGGAAAGCTTTCTCTACAACCTGTCGATGTTGAGCAAAGTCAAAAAAGTGCATTTGATAAATGGACGGCTACAGCATATGGTACCATGCAGCATGATGTAGGTTTCTATGTGGATGGTCTTCTTTCCTATGGTTTGTTCAAAGGAGATGTTCTCACCCTTGCGCGAGGAAAGACAGCAACCTTAAAGGGTAGTCCTTTAAGTGCTTCCTTGACTGGTGGTAAAACGTTTGCAACAGGATACAGAGGTTTTGTTGTTGATCCGCAGGTTCAGGTTGTTTATCAATATCTCCAGTTTGATAAGACCCGTGATGTTGACAACTTTGACATTGAGATGGGGAAACTTGATCAATGGGTGGCACGGATTGGCGGACGTTTGATTAAGACGCCTACAGGATCTGAAGGAATGAATGCTGTTTCCTTCTATGGTAAGCTTCACCTTGCTCATGGTTTTGGAGGCAAAAAATCTGTCCATTTCAAAGATGCTTTCCAATTAGGTTCTTTTGGTTCTTCTCTAGAAGCTGGATTAGGCTTTAATGCTAAATTGTCTGCGCAGTTTGCATTACACGGCGATGTTATGTATCAACATAAGCTTAATAAGGCTGGTTTTTCTGGAGCGAGTTTGTCCGGAGGAGTTCGCTATCAATTTTAG